A stretch of the uncultured Trichococcus sp. genome encodes the following:
- a CDS encoding ABC transporter ATP-binding protein, translating into MTNVTKTYKTGDVETYALKDVNLTIEEGEFVVILGPSGSGKSTLLNVISGLDTVTSGEITFRGETLTNLDEEEMTAFRRKHLGFIFQQYNLLQNLNVYENIQIGSDIGTAPLDITDLLEKVGLEKARNKYPSQLSGGEQQRVSIVRSLAKNPDIIFCDEPTGSLDEENSKKILQLLQNLNEDYNKTVIVITHNLGIAEMADKVIKMNSGEITEVTLNKVKKNAQDISWG; encoded by the coding sequence ATGACCAATGTGACGAAAACTTACAAGACCGGTGATGTGGAAACCTACGCCCTGAAAGATGTCAATCTTACCATCGAAGAAGGCGAATTTGTCGTCATCCTCGGACCCAGCGGCAGCGGCAAGAGTACCCTGTTGAACGTCATCAGCGGCTTGGACACCGTCACTTCGGGGGAAATCACCTTCCGGGGCGAGACGCTGACAAATCTTGATGAAGAGGAGATGACAGCCTTCAGAAGGAAACATCTGGGCTTCATCTTCCAGCAATACAACCTGCTGCAGAACCTGAACGTCTACGAGAACATCCAAATCGGCTCGGACATCGGCACCGCCCCGCTCGACATAACCGACCTGCTCGAAAAGGTCGGCCTGGAAAAAGCCCGCAACAAATATCCCAGTCAACTCTCCGGAGGGGAGCAGCAGCGGGTTTCGATCGTCAGGAGCTTGGCCAAAAATCCCGACATCATCTTCTGCGACGAACCCACCGGCTCGCTGGATGAGGAAAATTCAAAGAAAATTCTGCAGTTGCTGCAGAATCTGAACGAGGACTACAACAAAACCGTCATCGTGATCACCCATAACCTGGGCATCGCCGAAATGGCGGACAAGGTCATCAAGATGAACTCCGGTGAAATCACGGAAGTCACCCTCAACAAAGTCAAAAAGAATGCCCAGGACATCTCTTGGGGATAG
- a CDS encoding DUF1846 domain-containing protein yields MKKIGFDPQKYIEEQSKYILERVNNYDKLYLEFGGKLIGDKHAKRVLPGFDEDAKIKLLQKLKDQAEILICVYAGDIERNKIRGDYGITYDMDVFRLIDELRDYGLSVNSVVITRYNGQPATKVFINKLEKRDIKVYTHGAIEGYPSNIEKIVSEEGFGQNTYIPTTKPIVVVTAPGPGSGKLATCLNQLYHERRQGRVAGYSKFETFPVWNVPLKHPLNIAYEAATVDLKDVNMMDNYHFETYNEVAVNYNRDLETFPVIKRIIERITGKESVYQSPTDMGVNRVGFGITDDEAIREASKQEIIRRSFDTECDYKKGLSDEETRDHMRLIMEELELKQEDRAPVKPARAYAERLMKRTVDNEIPAVIAFELNDGRIITGRTSDLMDACSSAILNAIKALANISDDILLLSPVILEPIKKLKSDGLHKRIPTLTANEILIALSISAVTNPTAQLAYDKLSELKDVQAHSTVILNKDDDQILRNLGLDITCDPVYPSENLYYV; encoded by the coding sequence ATGAAGAAAATCGGCTTTGATCCACAGAAGTACATTGAAGAGCAATCGAAATATATCCTCGAACGGGTAAACAATTACGATAAATTGTATCTTGAATTCGGAGGAAAACTGATCGGAGACAAGCATGCGAAACGCGTATTGCCTGGCTTCGATGAAGACGCAAAAATAAAATTGCTGCAAAAATTGAAGGACCAAGCGGAGATTTTGATTTGTGTATATGCGGGGGATATCGAACGCAATAAAATCCGCGGCGACTACGGCATCACTTATGATATGGACGTATTCCGCTTGATCGATGAGCTGAGAGATTATGGATTATCCGTCAACAGTGTCGTCATCACGCGCTATAATGGACAACCGGCCACCAAAGTGTTCATCAACAAACTCGAAAAACGCGACATCAAAGTCTATACCCATGGCGCCATCGAAGGTTATCCTTCCAATATCGAAAAGATCGTCAGCGAAGAGGGCTTCGGCCAGAATACTTATATTCCTACGACCAAGCCGATTGTCGTCGTTACCGCTCCGGGTCCCGGCAGCGGCAAGTTGGCTACCTGCTTGAACCAGCTGTACCACGAACGCCGTCAAGGACGCGTGGCCGGCTATTCCAAGTTCGAGACTTTCCCGGTCTGGAATGTTCCATTGAAGCATCCGTTGAACATCGCCTATGAAGCCGCAACAGTCGATCTGAAGGACGTCAACATGATGGACAACTATCATTTTGAGACCTACAACGAAGTGGCGGTCAACTACAACCGCGATCTGGAGACTTTCCCGGTCATCAAACGGATCATTGAACGCATCACCGGCAAAGAGTCCGTCTACCAATCACCGACTGATATGGGCGTGAACCGAGTAGGTTTCGGCATCACCGATGATGAAGCGATCCGCGAAGCATCGAAGCAGGAAATCATCCGCCGCAGCTTCGACACGGAATGCGACTATAAGAAAGGCCTGAGCGATGAAGAGACGCGCGATCATATGCGTTTGATCATGGAAGAACTTGAGCTGAAGCAGGAAGACCGCGCACCGGTAAAACCTGCTCGCGCATACGCGGAACGCTTGATGAAACGGACAGTCGACAACGAAATTCCTGCGGTCATCGCTTTCGAATTGAACGACGGACGAATCATCACCGGCAGGACTTCCGATCTGATGGATGCTTGTTCCTCTGCCATCTTGAACGCGATCAAAGCCTTGGCAAACATTTCCGACGATATCCTGTTGTTGTCTCCGGTCATTCTGGAGCCGATCAAAAAGCTGAAGAGCGATGGCTTGCATAAGCGCATCCCGACATTGACTGCGAACGAGATCCTGATCGCTCTATCCATTTCAGCGGTCACGAATCCGACAGCTCAGTTGGCTTACGATAAACTTTCCGAGCTGAAGGATGTGCAGGCCCATTCGACGGTCATCCTTAACAAAGATGATGATCAGATCCTCCGGAATCTTGGCCTCGACATCACTTGCGATCCGGTTTACCCATCCGAGAATCTTTACTACGTATAA
- a CDS encoding GNAT family N-acetyltransferase, with amino-acid sequence MNVQLKNLPLNEDLIQTVCHWENDPAISPFITPHYDEASELPLVTEDDVRESLSNPDKRNYFICVDDKPVGIASIIRDFPALLGNNVNTAWLGIFIGDPEWRNKGIGKTVMALYEEECRSLGYQRIELGVFSHNAGAIRLYERSGFTQIGIIPHFTYSQGQWRDDIRMEKILCHNLG; translated from the coding sequence ATGAATGTGCAACTAAAAAATTTACCATTGAACGAGGACCTGATCCAGACAGTGTGCCATTGGGAAAATGATCCGGCTATTTCACCGTTCATCACGCCGCACTATGATGAAGCAAGCGAGCTGCCTTTGGTGACGGAAGACGATGTCCGCGAGAGCCTATCGAATCCGGACAAGCGCAATTATTTCATCTGCGTGGATGACAAGCCAGTCGGGATCGCGTCTATCATCCGCGACTTCCCGGCCCTGTTGGGAAATAACGTAAATACAGCCTGGTTGGGCATCTTCATAGGCGATCCGGAGTGGCGCAACAAAGGCATCGGCAAAACGGTCATGGCCCTGTATGAAGAAGAATGCCGGAGTCTCGGCTATCAACGCATCGAACTGGGGGTCTTTTCCCACAATGCCGGAGCAATAAGGCTGTATGAAAGATCCGGCTTCACACAAATAGGCATCATTCCTCACTTCACCTATTCACAAGGTCAATGGCGCGATGACATCCGGATGGAAAAGATTCTCTGTCACAATCTAGGATAA
- a CDS encoding YibE/F family protein, giving the protein MSVQLVLALLLLLLMGAVGGKRGISSFLSLFFNFAVLYVLVLLLINGFPALFVTLLACAVVSCINLFYINGVNVKTKAAFIATIVTTFFLLLLIIAVHRFAMIQGFGPEEVEEYTTLSFFVNVDFVQIGICTMLTGTIAAITDTAISISSSLHEVHHRNPQLDEKELFRSGMTIGKDIIGTTTNTLYFSFIGGYLALFLWFRDLSYSFGEALNAKVLVSELLSMFVIGIGVTGIIPLTAWVTARMLLNKSSGV; this is encoded by the coding sequence ATGAGCGTGCAACTGGTATTGGCGCTGCTGCTTTTGCTGCTGATGGGTGCGGTGGGCGGCAAACGTGGGATTTCTTCGTTCCTGTCGTTGTTTTTCAACTTTGCGGTCCTCTATGTATTGGTGTTGCTGTTGATCAATGGCTTTCCTGCACTTTTTGTGACTTTGTTGGCGTGTGCGGTGGTCAGCTGCATCAATTTATTCTACATAAATGGCGTGAACGTCAAGACCAAGGCGGCTTTCATCGCCACAATCGTCACTACGTTCTTTTTGTTGTTGTTGATCATTGCCGTGCATCGGTTTGCGATGATTCAGGGCTTCGGTCCCGAGGAAGTGGAAGAATACACGACGCTTTCCTTTTTTGTGAATGTGGATTTCGTCCAAATCGGTATTTGTACGATGCTTACAGGGACGATTGCGGCCATCACGGATACGGCCATCTCCATTTCGTCCTCGTTGCATGAAGTCCATCACCGCAATCCGCAGTTGGACGAAAAGGAATTGTTCCGTTCGGGGATGACGATCGGCAAGGACATCATCGGAACGACGACGAACACGCTGTATTTTTCCTTCATCGGCGGGTACCTCGCGCTGTTCCTCTGGTTCAGGGATCTGTCCTATTCTTTCGGGGAGGCGCTGAACGCAAAAGTGCTTGTTTCAGAGCTGCTCTCGATGTTTGTCATCGGCATCGGAGTGACCGGTATCATCCCGCTCACTGCTTGGGTCACGGCGCGCATGTTGTTGAACAAATCGTCCGGAGTTTAA
- a CDS encoding ABC transporter permease yields the protein MLLKNVIKTLRKKWMQLVAIGFIIILSSATYTMMFYGLSGIEEPTEAYLADYNQEDFAVEMLNRVTLEEAAYPIAAALLARGFYSLSDIKKVEPATFYKLMDNRIAEFEANYRDVSLELREYKNTSYTYQGQSHKALLVKDGETINLSYMEEGRKPSADNEVAVTKVYADKNGLTIGDALIIKSKSYRVTGFVLFPDYTLPMFDETFNLDTGLQTLLLMSDKEYENFDDKESFRLAGMNLTEESIDTSYDKEELPFVSQIADTQTTMRSGAIYDELTQGKVMAMGLSIFIAAIAVIIVSILIYNLLHAERGQIGILKALGYRRSEIALPYFVAMMAFAALMLILGYFIGSLYSEPLKRLYLDFYLLPQVKIAQSFTVFATAILVPLLFFSLVSGIIIYRILGESALELLKPHQAKSINRIGRYLSRVLSKAKGSTKFKYLHAIKSTGSFFIFFLGIMFSTILMSFSFMMGGMVDRMTVDYLNKVDYEYEAYLDVTQRLPETRPGDEKFLIYPFASLDDNIVSLQGLSSRNQLYSLYDEDGHDITVNIQNGAVITKRLSIKLGLVEGDTIRLEVNDDTFPFLVKGVTDEYISDKVYLNIEKLSNMLSDNSTSRLYSGIYASRKPSDVYYSTIISKSGLIEQSKAMSNYTQFISNIMIGGSAVIAASILFVLTSFTVEKNYYVISLLKVMGYKRREVNAMILNSYFFYALISYLISIPIALGILNLMMRFFTEEYGVILPLQYKPIFILQTLAILVLIFFAGTSISRRKIAKIPLQEVLKSYQE from the coding sequence ATGCTGCTGAAAAATGTCATCAAAACCTTGCGGAAAAAATGGATGCAGCTGGTTGCCATCGGCTTCATAATCATCCTGAGCTCCGCCACCTACACCATGATGTTCTACGGATTGAGCGGCATCGAAGAACCGACGGAAGCGTACCTGGCAGATTACAACCAGGAGGACTTCGCCGTTGAGATGCTGAATCGGGTCACGTTGGAAGAGGCCGCCTACCCCATCGCGGCGGCGCTGCTGGCCAGAGGTTTCTATTCGCTCAGCGACATCAAGAAAGTCGAACCCGCCACTTTCTACAAGCTCATGGATAACCGGATCGCCGAGTTTGAAGCGAACTACCGCGATGTCAGCCTCGAGCTGAGGGAATACAAAAACACGTCCTACACTTACCAAGGGCAGTCGCATAAAGCGTTGCTCGTGAAGGATGGCGAAACAATCAATCTCTCCTATATGGAGGAAGGACGCAAACCCTCAGCCGACAACGAAGTCGCCGTCACCAAGGTCTATGCCGACAAGAACGGCCTTACCATCGGGGATGCCCTTATCATCAAAAGCAAAAGCTACCGCGTGACGGGCTTTGTGCTTTTTCCGGATTACACCCTCCCTATGTTCGATGAAACATTCAACTTGGATACCGGACTGCAGACTTTGCTGCTCATGTCGGATAAAGAGTACGAGAACTTCGACGACAAGGAGAGTTTCCGTTTAGCCGGTATGAACCTGACCGAGGAAAGCATAGACACCTCCTACGACAAAGAGGAACTGCCTTTTGTCAGCCAGATTGCGGACACACAGACCACCATGCGGAGCGGAGCCATCTATGACGAACTGACCCAAGGAAAAGTCATGGCTATGGGGCTCAGCATCTTCATCGCGGCCATCGCCGTCATCATCGTATCGATCCTGATCTACAACCTGCTACATGCGGAAAGAGGCCAGATCGGCATCCTCAAGGCGCTCGGCTATCGCCGTTCGGAAATAGCCCTGCCCTACTTCGTCGCGATGATGGCCTTCGCCGCCCTGATGCTGATCCTTGGTTACTTCATCGGATCGCTCTATTCCGAGCCATTGAAGCGCTTGTATCTGGATTTCTATCTCCTGCCCCAAGTAAAGATTGCCCAGAGTTTCACCGTATTCGCTACGGCGATCCTGGTGCCGCTCCTGTTCTTCTCCTTGGTTTCCGGGATCATCATCTACCGGATCCTCGGCGAGAGTGCCTTGGAGCTGCTGAAGCCGCATCAGGCCAAGTCGATCAACCGGATCGGCAGGTACCTCAGCCGGGTCCTTTCCAAGGCGAAAGGCAGCACGAAATTCAAATATCTGCACGCCATCAAGAGCACCGGCAGCTTCTTCATTTTCTTCCTGGGCATCATGTTCTCGACGATCCTGATGAGTTTTTCATTCATGATGGGCGGCATGGTCGATCGGATGACGGTCGACTACCTGAACAAGGTCGACTACGAGTATGAGGCCTATCTCGACGTCACGCAAAGGCTGCCCGAAACGCGCCCCGGAGACGAAAAATTCCTCATTTATCCTTTCGCCTCGCTGGACGACAACATCGTGTCGCTGCAAGGGCTGTCTTCACGCAACCAACTTTACAGCCTGTACGATGAAGATGGCCACGACATCACCGTAAACATCCAGAACGGCGCCGTAATCACGAAACGGCTCAGCATCAAGCTCGGACTAGTAGAAGGGGACACCATCCGGTTGGAAGTGAACGACGACACTTTCCCCTTCCTTGTCAAAGGCGTGACTGATGAATACATTTCCGACAAGGTGTACCTGAACATCGAAAAACTCAGCAATATGTTGTCGGACAACAGCACTTCGCGCCTGTACAGCGGCATCTATGCCAGCCGAAAGCCTTCTGATGTCTACTACAGCACGATCATCAGCAAATCCGGGCTCATCGAACAATCGAAGGCGATGTCCAACTATACCCAGTTCATTTCGAACATTATGATCGGTGGCTCTGCAGTCATCGCCGCGAGCATCCTTTTCGTGCTCACTTCATTCACCGTCGAAAAAAATTACTATGTGATTTCGCTGCTCAAAGTGATGGGCTACAAACGCCGGGAAGTCAACGCGATGATCCTGAACAGCTATTTCTTTTATGCCTTGATCTCCTACCTGATCAGCATCCCCATCGCTTTGGGTATCCTGAACTTGATGATGCGGTTTTTCACCGAGGAATACGGCGTCATCCTGCCTTTGCAGTACAAGCCGATTTTTATATTGCAGACTTTGGCGATTTTGGTGCTCATCTTCTTTGCCGGAACATCCATAAGCAGACGGAAAATCGCCAAAATCCCGCTCCAGGAAGTCCTCAAGTCTTATCAGGAATAA
- a CDS encoding HlyD family efflux transporter periplasmic adaptor subunit, whose amino-acid sequence MGKLKAILFKSKKSIIVTAVLLLTLLVGGGAAYWWYQNAQVQQVSVQTAWKGQLAKYVPITGDIEASSRSSLYPSPTAKIVEVLAVEGQAVKKGDVLARIDSTEYRTQLEKQTINLANAEATLAYLSGSSAEMDKASSQNAVSQAGIALENARSNYSAAQGNLDDINTLNANAIKQANIALENARSNYVTATSNLEARGTLYDNAVSQAQIALESAQANAAALTDKLHNVEIANANAVGQAELTLENAKGHYWIAKKNLDDLKNALHEAECALETAKATYESAKLNLDIVKALYDSDPILYAVDYQLAQQAVTAAETAVWNAELAFDSAEMDYQAGYDAAKLAVIDAETAVRSAEIALSNAENAADAEYAAAAKAVSDSEAAVSSAEIALSNAESAGSLEYAAAEKAVSDSEAAVRNAEISVSNARSGAAVKYEAAIKAISDGEKSVRSAEIALSNLNTTASFSSATAEERISNQADQIALLKTDIAYLNKKIEECDLKANVDGIVTKMDVVANEYPQIGDAIIIDGATEYVISLAVSQYDSVTMRVGQKATVKVKGVAAEYAGIVSEIGQLAEKSATAADQDAKVAVKITITEPDENIKVGYEADAEIITVERLDALRVNYEAVQIEAESGKAYVYVVDSGNRAEKRYIETGLETEYDIEVLDGLVEGERYVADPNKELVDGVKVKDSGEAD is encoded by the coding sequence ATGGGGAAGTTGAAAGCTATCCTATTCAAATCAAAAAAATCGATCATTGTCACGGCGGTCCTTCTGCTGACTCTGCTGGTGGGCGGAGGTGCTGCCTACTGGTGGTATCAGAATGCCCAGGTCCAGCAAGTGTCGGTGCAAACGGCCTGGAAAGGGCAATTGGCGAAGTATGTGCCGATAACCGGCGACATCGAAGCCAGTAGCCGTAGCAGCCTTTATCCTTCGCCCACAGCCAAGATTGTCGAAGTGCTGGCGGTGGAAGGGCAAGCAGTCAAGAAAGGTGATGTGCTGGCGAGGATCGATTCGACCGAATACCGCACCCAGTTGGAAAAGCAGACCATCAATCTTGCCAATGCAGAGGCGACGTTAGCCTATCTATCCGGGAGCAGCGCAGAAATGGACAAGGCATCTTCCCAAAATGCGGTGAGCCAAGCGGGGATTGCGTTGGAAAATGCCCGATCCAATTACAGCGCGGCGCAAGGTAATCTTGATGACATCAATACGCTCAACGCAAATGCCATCAAGCAGGCAAATATAGCCCTGGAGAACGCCCGGTCGAATTATGTCACGGCCACCTCCAATTTGGAGGCGCGGGGAACGCTCTACGACAATGCGGTGAGCCAAGCTCAAATAGCCTTGGAGAGCGCCCAAGCGAACGCTGCAGCATTAACGGATAAACTGCATAACGTCGAAATAGCCAACGCGAATGCGGTCGGCCAAGCCGAACTGACTTTGGAAAATGCCAAGGGGCATTACTGGATCGCAAAAAAGAATTTGGATGATCTGAAAAATGCCCTGCATGAAGCCGAATGTGCGTTGGAGACTGCTAAAGCAACCTACGAGAGTGCAAAACTGAATCTGGATATCGTCAAAGCCTTGTATGATTCCGATCCGATTCTGTATGCAGTGGACTATCAGTTGGCGCAACAGGCTGTCACCGCTGCCGAAACGGCGGTATGGAACGCTGAACTGGCTTTTGACAGCGCTGAAATGGACTATCAAGCCGGCTATGATGCGGCGAAATTGGCAGTGATCGATGCCGAAACGGCTGTCCGCAGCGCGGAAATCGCGCTTTCGAATGCCGAAAACGCAGCCGACGCTGAATATGCTGCAGCCGCAAAAGCGGTTTCGGACAGCGAAGCAGCTGTGAGCAGCGCGGAAATCGCACTTTCGAATGCCGAAAGCGCGGGCTCTCTTGAATATGCGGCAGCCGAAAAAGCCGTCAGCGACAGCGAAGCCGCTGTACGCAATGCGGAAATCAGCGTTTCAAATGCCAGAAGCGGTGCAGCCGTAAAATATGAGGCGGCAATCAAGGCGATCAGCGATGGCGAAAAATCTGTCCGGAGCGCGGAAATCGCTCTTTCGAATCTGAATACCACGGCAAGCTTTTCGAGCGCAACAGCAGAGGAAAGGATCTCCAATCAAGCCGACCAGATTGCTCTCCTGAAAACGGACATCGCCTATTTGAACAAAAAAATCGAGGAGTGTGATCTGAAAGCCAATGTCGACGGCATTGTGACAAAGATGGATGTAGTGGCGAACGAATATCCTCAGATTGGCGATGCCATCATCATCGACGGGGCGACCGAATATGTGATCAGCTTGGCTGTCAGCCAGTATGACAGCGTCACTATGCGGGTAGGCCAAAAGGCAACCGTCAAGGTGAAAGGAGTCGCTGCGGAATACGCTGGGATTGTCTCTGAAATCGGCCAATTGGCGGAAAAATCCGCGACCGCAGCTGATCAGGATGCGAAAGTCGCGGTAAAAATAACGATCACCGAGCCTGATGAAAACATCAAGGTGGGTTATGAAGCCGATGCGGAAATCATCACGGTCGAAAGGCTCGATGCCCTGCGCGTGAACTATGAGGCTGTTCAAATCGAAGCGGAATCCGGAAAAGCGTATGTATATGTTGTGGACAGCGGAAACCGAGCCGAAAAAAGATACATCGAAACCGGGCTGGAAACAGAATATGATATTGAAGTATTGGATGGTTTGGTGGAAGGGGAACGATACGTCGCTGATCCGAACAAGGAACTTGTGGACGGTGTCAAGGTAAAGGACAGCGGTGAAGCCGATTGA
- a CDS encoding YibE/F family protein produces MKKGVLVRSKRILLTFFAVLLGMLTLFSYNNYAWYEEPIAKITAAEAVGTDATIGAGQENYPVYYQQLTAVLMNGESVGELIVLENSYSDSLAYSQMYREDDEVFLSLSEGDTGAMTGKIVGVKRDKYVVLFGSLFLFALVATAGKKGLLSLVSIAGNILLFGVALYSYEIADNAQLLWISSAAVIGWTVLTLLLVSGRNRKTYAAILATLIGTFMTLIIAYGVIFLTNGQGLRYEEMQFVTHYPRRIFLSSILIGSLGAVMDVAITMTAAIQELYEKDPAISAGALLQSGREIGKDIMGTMANVLLFAYVSGAIPTLVFYLENGSDVFYTFSMQLSLEITRALAGSLGIVLTVPLAMFIAVRLIPKKVGDRR; encoded by the coding sequence ATGAAAAAAGGAGTGTTGGTTAGATCTAAACGTATATTATTGACCTTTTTTGCGGTGTTGTTGGGGATGCTGACGCTATTCAGCTACAACAACTACGCGTGGTACGAAGAGCCGATCGCCAAGATAACCGCAGCTGAAGCTGTCGGCACTGATGCAACGATCGGCGCCGGGCAGGAAAACTATCCCGTATACTATCAACAACTGACGGCTGTGCTGATGAACGGGGAGTCGGTAGGAGAACTGATTGTGCTGGAAAACAGCTATTCCGATTCACTTGCTTACAGCCAAATGTACCGCGAAGACGATGAGGTCTTCCTTTCATTGAGCGAGGGGGACACGGGCGCCATGACAGGCAAAATCGTCGGAGTAAAGCGGGATAAATATGTTGTGCTTTTTGGGTCCTTGTTTCTTTTCGCACTTGTGGCAACAGCGGGGAAAAAAGGCCTGCTTTCTCTGGTCAGTATTGCAGGGAACATTTTGTTGTTCGGCGTCGCTCTGTACAGTTATGAAATTGCGGATAATGCACAACTATTATGGATCAGCAGTGCGGCAGTGATCGGATGGACCGTTCTGACGCTCCTCTTGGTCAGCGGCAGAAACAGAAAGACTTACGCAGCGATTCTTGCCACTTTGATAGGGACGTTCATGACCTTGATCATCGCTTATGGGGTCATTTTCTTGACGAACGGTCAGGGCTTGCGTTACGAAGAAATGCAGTTTGTGACGCATTATCCGCGGCGCATCTTCCTGTCGAGCATTTTGATCGGCTCGCTGGGTGCGGTGATGGATGTTGCCATCACGATGACTGCGGCCATCCAGGAACTGTACGAAAAAGACCCTGCGATATCAGCCGGAGCCTTATTGCAGTCCGGACGTGAAATCGGCAAGGACATCATGGGGACGATGGCGAATGTGCTGCTTTTTGCCTATGTCAGCGGAGCGATTCCGACACTCGTTTTTTATTTGGAGAACGGCTCTGATGTATTTTATACCTTTTCAATGCAATTATCTTTGGAAATCACCCGGGCTTTGGCAGGCAGTCTAGGCATCGTTTTGACGGTTCCGTTGGCAATGTTCATAGCAGTCCGTCTGATTCCCAAGAAAGTGGGTGATCGCCGATGA
- a CDS encoding GNAT family N-acetyltransferase: protein MIRKAMPADLPAIMEIINEAKVTLKASGIDQWQKGYPNEAVILQDMAGGYSYIYLRDGIPAATFALFYGEDPTYKVITEGQWLTDNPYTVIHRITIKGTFRGQGVLGEIVAWAADESRKRGYTSMRIDTHPDNKSMQRALQKAGYSYCGHILTSIGDMRWGYEKVL from the coding sequence ATGATCAGAAAAGCAATGCCAGCGGATCTGCCTGCAATCATGGAAATCATCAATGAGGCGAAAGTCACGCTGAAGGCATCAGGCATCGATCAATGGCAAAAAGGGTACCCGAATGAAGCGGTCATTCTTCAGGATATGGCCGGAGGGTACAGCTATATCTACTTGCGGGATGGCATTCCAGCGGCAACTTTTGCACTTTTCTACGGCGAGGACCCTACCTATAAAGTCATCACCGAGGGCCAATGGCTGACGGATAATCCCTACACGGTCATCCATCGCATCACGATCAAAGGGACTTTCCGTGGTCAGGGCGTTCTTGGGGAAATCGTCGCATGGGCTGCTGATGAATCGCGTAAAAGAGGCTATACCAGTATGCGCATCGATACGCATCCCGATAACAAGAGTATGCAACGTGCCCTGCAGAAAGCCGGTTACTCCTACTGCGGCCACATCCTGACGAGCATCGGCGATATGCGTTGGGGTTACGAAAAGGTACTGTAA
- a CDS encoding Lrp/AsnC family transcriptional regulator — translation MDKIDKQILNILQTNARASLKEIGEATFLSSPAISARIAQLERNGIITDYGAHVNLQALGYNIKAFINLEVDPKQKPVFYPFVEGIPNVLECNCVTGEFSMLLKVAFPTTKELDTFIGELQQFGKTYTQIVFSTSVGPRGIHFEDQ, via the coding sequence ATGGATAAAATCGATAAACAAATTTTGAACATTCTGCAGACGAATGCGCGGGCTTCGCTGAAGGAAATCGGTGAGGCCACCTTTCTGTCTTCGCCGGCGATTTCTGCAAGGATCGCACAACTGGAAAGGAACGGCATCATCACGGATTACGGCGCTCACGTAAACCTTCAGGCGCTGGGTTACAACATCAAAGCTTTCATCAATCTGGAGGTCGATCCCAAGCAAAAGCCGGTGTTTTATCCATTCGTGGAAGGTATCCCGAATGTGTTGGAGTGCAACTGCGTGACCGGAGAATTTTCGATGCTTCTGAAGGTTGCCTTTCCGACGACGAAGGAATTGGATACTTTCATCGGCGAACTGCAGCAGTTCGGCAAGACCTACACGCAAATCGTCTTCTCCACCTCGGTCGGTCCCAGGGGTATCCATTTTGAGGATCAATGA